A part of Podarcis muralis chromosome 15, rPodMur119.hap1.1, whole genome shotgun sequence genomic DNA contains:
- the SUPT4H1 gene encoding transcription elongation factor SPT4 yields the protein MALETVPKDLRHLRACLLCSLVKTIDQFEFDGCDNCDSYLQMKGNREMVYDCTSSSFDGIIAMMSPEDSWVSKWQRISNFKPGVYAVSVTGRLPQGIVRELKSRGVAYKSRDTAIKT from the exons ATGGCTCTGGAGACGGTGCCCAAAGACCTGCGTCACTTGCGGGCCTGCCTGCTCTGCTCGCTTGTGAAG ACCATTGACCAGTTTGAGTTTGATGGCTGTGACAACTGTGACTCCTACCTGCAGATGAAGGGGAACCGTGAGATGGTTTATGATTGCACCAGCTCTTCCTTTGATGG CATTATTGCCATGATGAGCCCTGAGGACAGCTGGGTCTCCAAGTGGCAGAGAATCA GTAACTTCAAGCCCGGTGTGTATGCAGTGTCTGTGACTGGCCGCCTACCCCAAG GCATCGTCCGGGAGCTGAAGAGTCGTGGTGTGGCCTACAAGTCTCGGGACACAGCCATAAAGACCTAA